In Pedobacter heparinus DSM 2366, the following are encoded in one genomic region:
- a CDS encoding response regulator transcription factor, which translates to MISLKDFKSTFLYGLILSILIFVLKWLQWKFLIVDNSIDIYVGLIAVFFTALGIWVATQILRPKIKTIIIEKEVPEQFSLNEKELEKLNLNSREYEILQLLAKGHSNAEIAGDLFISLSTVKTHVSNLFVKMNVKSRIKALEKAKRLKIIR; encoded by the coding sequence ATGATATCATTAAAAGACTTTAAATCTACTTTCTTGTACGGACTGATTTTATCAATATTGATTTTTGTTTTGAAATGGCTGCAATGGAAATTTCTAATTGTTGACAATTCCATAGATATATACGTTGGATTGATAGCTGTTTTTTTTACTGCTCTAGGTATATGGGTAGCCACGCAAATCCTAAGACCCAAAATTAAGACCATCATTATTGAAAAGGAAGTGCCTGAGCAGTTTTCCTTAAATGAGAAAGAGTTAGAAAAGCTGAATTTAAACTCCAGAGAATATGAAATCCTACAGCTTTTAGCTAAAGGTCATAGCAATGCCGAAATTGCCGGGGACTTATTTATTTCTTTAAGTACAGTCAAAACTCATGTATCAAATCTTTTTGTGAAAATGAATGTAAAAAGTAGAATAAAAGCCCTGGAAAAAGCCAAAAGACTAAAAATCATCCGTTAA
- a CDS encoding DUF4199 domain-containing protein — MKKTVWIFGLIIGGILAANMVAMVQMVYSGKFKGNDFVGYAALVVIFSIIFFGIRNYKNKQNAGLISFGKAFKIGTLIAFIGSTVYVVVWLFYYYLFVPDFMDVYTSCVLRESTPADLPAKTQQMADFKEMYKNPLFVVLITYSEVFPIGLIVALISGLILKKKVKTIK, encoded by the coding sequence ATGAAAAAAACTGTATGGATTTTTGGGTTGATTATCGGGGGCATCTTAGCTGCAAATATGGTAGCTATGGTACAAATGGTTTATAGCGGTAAATTTAAGGGAAATGATTTTGTTGGCTATGCAGCGCTTGTGGTTATTTTCTCGATAATTTTCTTTGGCATAAGAAACTACAAGAATAAGCAAAATGCCGGTTTGATATCATTTGGAAAAGCTTTTAAAATCGGGACTCTAATTGCATTTATTGGCTCCACTGTGTATGTAGTGGTCTGGCTATTTTATTACTACCTTTTTGTTCCTGACTTCATGGACGTGTATACATCTTGCGTGCTCAGAGAAAGCACTCCAGCTGATCTGCCAGCTAAGACACAACAAATGGCAGACTTTAAAGAAATGTATAAAAACCCTTTGTTTGTCGTTTTGATTACTTATTCAGAAGTATTTCCCATTGGATTAATCGTCGCCCTAATTAGTGGATTGATCTTAAAGAAGAAAGTAAAAACCATTAAGTAA
- a CDS encoding VOC family protein encodes MKQQVTSFLTFQENNAEQAMNFYISLFENSGIIEVQRYGNDGPGKEGTIMKAIFELNGKEFICSDSFIKHHWNFTPAISNWVECRNETELVDLFSKLAENGKVMMPLDDYGFSEKFGWIADQFGISWQLNLS; translated from the coding sequence ATGAAACAACAGGTAACCTCATTTTTGACTTTTCAGGAAAATAATGCCGAACAAGCCATGAACTTTTACATCAGTTTATTTGAGAACTCCGGCATTATCGAGGTTCAGCGTTACGGAAACGATGGTCCAGGAAAAGAGGGCACAATCATGAAGGCGATTTTTGAGCTAAACGGAAAGGAATTCATTTGCAGCGACAGCTTCATTAAGCATCATTGGAATTTCACACCGGCCATTTCAAATTGGGTGGAATGTCGAAATGAAACGGAATTGGTAGATCTTTTTTCAAAACTAGCTGAAAATGGAAAAGTAATGATGCCACTCGATGATTATGGCTTTAGTGAGAAGTTTGGGTGGATTGCCGATCAATTTGGTATATCCTGGCAGTTGAATTTATCATAA
- a CDS encoding glycoside hydrolase family 88/105 protein has translation MIIFNACKVRHANFSEESPSPESVYTIMKKVADWQLNSISRKGWRHPERDWTNGALYAGLLKFAEVANDPIYYGFMQEKVGKKFDWKLYNTDMRYHADFYCVGLMYSRMYALYKDPKMVADFKLLGDTLIARPHTESLENKNRVDKREWSWCDALFMAPPALAALSKATEEIKYLDICTQLWWKTSDYLYDKEESLFYRDSRYFKQKEKNGRRVFWSRGNGWVMGGLVGVLQSMPADYPSRPRFNQQFKEMAKKVASLQQPDGTWHASLLDPASFPVKETSGTGFYCYALAWGINNGLLDAQTYAPGVLKAWKALTDCVHPDGKLGFVQKIGDSPASVGYEDTEVYGVCAFLLAGTEIMKLSMQQKNFKADLVLTNPKAGTTTVGALLNAPENKNDSYRNLLTGLIVNKETTVNTGTTIYLKN, from the coding sequence ATGATCATATTCAATGCATGTAAGGTTAGGCATGCTAATTTCTCTGAAGAAAGCCCAAGCCCTGAATCTGTTTATACCATTATGAAAAAAGTAGCCGATTGGCAATTGAACAGTATCAGCAGGAAGGGATGGAGGCATCCGGAAAGGGACTGGACCAATGGAGCTTTGTATGCAGGCCTCTTAAAATTCGCTGAAGTGGCAAATGATCCCATTTACTATGGTTTTATGCAGGAAAAAGTTGGTAAAAAATTCGATTGGAAATTGTATAATACCGATATGCGCTACCATGCAGATTTTTATTGTGTTGGCTTAATGTACAGCCGAATGTACGCCTTATACAAGGATCCAAAGATGGTTGCAGATTTCAAATTGCTGGGTGATACCTTAATTGCAAGGCCACATACCGAATCTTTGGAAAACAAAAACAGGGTTGATAAAAGGGAATGGAGTTGGTGTGATGCCCTGTTTATGGCGCCACCAGCCTTAGCTGCATTATCAAAAGCAACTGAAGAGATTAAATACCTGGATATATGTACTCAGCTTTGGTGGAAAACTTCAGACTATCTATATGACAAGGAAGAAAGTTTGTTCTATCGTGATAGCCGCTATTTCAAGCAAAAAGAAAAAAATGGTAGGAGGGTTTTTTGGTCGAGGGGAAACGGATGGGTAATGGGCGGTTTGGTAGGCGTACTGCAAAGCATGCCTGCAGATTATCCTAGCAGACCACGTTTTAACCAGCAGTTTAAAGAGATGGCTAAGAAAGTAGCCTCGCTGCAACAGCCAGACGGTACATGGCATGCAAGTTTATTGGATCCTGCAAGTTTCCCTGTCAAAGAAACCAGCGGCACCGGGTTTTACTGTTACGCCTTGGCATGGGGAATTAACAACGGTTTGCTCGATGCGCAAACCTATGCGCCGGGCGTTTTAAAAGCTTGGAAAGCATTGACCGACTGTGTGCATCCCGATGGTAAATTAGGCTTTGTTCAAAAAATTGGCGATAGCCCAGCGAGTGTAGGCTATGAAGATACCGAAGTATACGGTGTTTGTGCCTTTTTGTTGGCAGGTACGGAAATCATGAAATTGAGCATGCAGCAGAAAAACTTCAAAGCAGATCTGGTATTAACTAATCCAAAAGCAGGTACGACTACAGTTGGTGCATTATTAAATGCTCCAGAAAATAAAAATGATAGCTATCGCAATTTGCTTACCGGGTTGATAGTTAACAAAGAGACGACTGTAAATACTGGCACCACGATTTACCTCAAAAATTAG
- a CDS encoding DUF4998 domain-containing protein — protein MFTLVSFFACDKMDSTYEEYVKDGETIYVSKVDSLVIHPGRKRILLTWALGTDPKVKNAKIFWNNGADSLETIIERAPGMNTVEVMVNNLPEGAYTFDLYTFDAKGHKSVKVTGSGNVYGDTYQASIRNRTFKDALITDNVATINWISETQLAYTKLTYTDKFNVTRTITIPPNENQTLIPNFKPRTGFTYSTEYLPELLAIDNFSTGVNVTKNVVFEDVTSAYLKNASQPFTPDLYDGTRWGTLKDWTVNAAAKNQGAPTKIYGGYDNFNGVSFFGLQKVPADPNIANGKVYQTFTLPPGTYEFSWQQGTANGFNNSGTETRLLVAANGATLPDLANINTALASVTFVSKTSAAITFTVPSTRQVSVGVLVNWVTSTQQVIRSAGFKLVDVTAP, from the coding sequence GTGTTCACTCTTGTAAGTTTTTTTGCTTGCGACAAGATGGATAGTACTTATGAAGAATACGTTAAAGACGGAGAAACCATTTATGTCAGTAAGGTTGATTCATTAGTTATTCATCCAGGTAGGAAGCGGATTTTGTTAACCTGGGCACTTGGGACAGATCCAAAGGTTAAAAATGCCAAAATTTTCTGGAACAATGGAGCTGATTCTTTGGAGACGATCATTGAGCGAGCGCCGGGAATGAACACCGTCGAAGTCATGGTAAACAATTTGCCCGAAGGAGCTTATACTTTCGATTTATACACTTTTGACGCGAAAGGTCACAAATCGGTGAAAGTAACCGGTTCTGGTAATGTTTATGGTGATACCTATCAGGCCTCAATTAGAAATAGAACGTTTAAAGATGCGCTTATCACCGATAATGTCGCAACCATCAACTGGATTTCTGAGACCCAGCTCGCGTATACCAAACTAACCTATACCGACAAGTTTAATGTTACCCGCACAATTACGATACCTCCAAATGAAAATCAAACGTTAATCCCTAATTTTAAGCCGCGCACCGGCTTCACCTATTCAACGGAATATTTACCTGAACTACTGGCTATCGATAATTTTTCTACCGGAGTTAACGTCACAAAAAATGTCGTCTTCGAGGATGTTACTTCAGCTTATCTGAAAAACGCTTCTCAGCCTTTTACTCCCGATCTATATGATGGCACGAGGTGGGGAACGCTAAAAGATTGGACGGTAAATGCAGCTGCTAAAAATCAAGGGGCTCCAACTAAAATTTATGGTGGGTATGATAATTTTAACGGAGTAAGCTTCTTCGGTTTGCAAAAGGTTCCTGCTGATCCCAATATAGCAAATGGAAAAGTATATCAAACATTCACTCTGCCTCCGGGAACTTATGAATTCAGTTGGCAGCAAGGTACTGCGAATGGCTTTAACAATTCGGGAACCGAAACCCGGCTTTTAGTTGCAGCAAATGGTGCTACACTACCCGACCTTGCCAATATAAACACTGCCCTCGCATCTGTGACTTTTGTTAGCAAAACTTCGGCAGCAATTACATTTACAGTACCATCGACCAGACAGGTTTCTGTAGGTGTATTGGTGAATTGGGTAACGTCCACTCAACAGGTGATCCGTAGTGCAGGATTTAAGTTGGTGGATGTTACAGCTCCATAG
- a CDS encoding DUF5000 domain-containing lipoprotein, whose product MKITKYFFAIALILLAFAGCKEDDLGPLSKKGSMPQKVSNVTVKARPGGAKFSYNVPDDDDLLYVKAVYETSPGHVREVKASVYVDSLIIVGFGDTKPHEVKLYAVSRSEIQSEPEIVMVTPLTAPVKLVRESLSMTADFGGVTVSFLNELGANIAINVIVKDATGDWVTLETFYTDQKTGQYSARGQASAPAEFGVFIRDRYSNYSDTLKATLTPIFEKQLASPAIVKILASDKWRTADFYMGYVWERMFDKVVDKSSTNMAHTNVGTVFPVSFTLDFGVASKFSRFKYWMRGLTAGENQTYLYNSGNPEIFELYGSNVLDDNFANWTRIAEYKIEKPSGLPLGTSSNADIATAAAGLDLTFPSNTPAFRYIRWKTTKNFGTVNYIHIAELAFFGQ is encoded by the coding sequence ATGAAAATAACCAAATATTTTTTTGCAATCGCGCTTATTTTACTCGCATTTGCTGGATGTAAAGAAGATGACCTAGGACCTTTGTCTAAGAAGGGGTCAATGCCTCAGAAGGTGAGCAATGTAACGGTGAAAGCTCGTCCGGGAGGAGCAAAATTTAGCTACAACGTTCCTGATGATGACGATTTGTTATATGTTAAAGCGGTATATGAAACATCTCCAGGTCACGTTCGGGAGGTAAAGGCATCTGTGTATGTCGATAGTCTTATCATCGTCGGTTTTGGAGATACAAAACCTCATGAAGTTAAACTTTATGCCGTTAGTCGTTCCGAAATTCAATCAGAACCCGAAATAGTCATGGTTACACCGCTTACCGCTCCCGTAAAACTTGTCAGAGAATCGCTAAGTATGACAGCAGATTTTGGAGGAGTTACTGTTTCATTCCTGAATGAGCTTGGGGCAAATATCGCAATCAACGTAATTGTTAAGGATGCAACTGGAGATTGGGTAACACTTGAGACATTTTATACAGACCAAAAGACGGGCCAGTATTCGGCCCGAGGGCAGGCATCGGCTCCCGCAGAATTCGGTGTATTTATACGGGATAGGTACAGTAATTATTCTGATACGCTGAAAGCCACGCTGACTCCAATTTTTGAAAAGCAATTGGCTTCGCCCGCCATCGTAAAAATTTTAGCCAGTGATAAATGGAGAACGGCAGATTTTTATATGGGATATGTTTGGGAAAGAATGTTTGACAAGGTTGTTGATAAAAGTTCTACCAATATGGCTCATACAAATGTTGGAACTGTTTTTCCGGTATCGTTCACTTTAGATTTTGGAGTTGCATCGAAATTCAGCCGTTTCAAGTACTGGATGCGCGGACTAACTGCCGGCGAAAATCAAACTTACTTGTACAATTCAGGAAATCCGGAAATATTTGAGCTCTACGGAAGTAATGTTTTAGACGATAATTTTGCAAACTGGACAAGGATTGCCGAGTATAAAATTGAGAAACCATCAGGTTTGCCACTAGGAACAAGTTCGAATGCTGATATAGCTACGGCTGCTGCAGGCCTAGATTTAACTTTTCCATCAAATACTCCTGCTTTTAGATATATCCGTTGGAAAACAACTAAGAATTTCGGAACCGTAAATTATATTCACATAGCGGAATTAGCTTTTTTTGGTCAATAA
- a CDS encoding RagB/SusD family nutrient uptake outer membrane protein, which yields MKKFNINLIIVVLVSINCSCKKYLDVVPDNIATIDNSFTLRSKAEQYLFTCYSYLPTDGNRSTNAAMYGADEVWHYGTGQVIAKGNQSVSSPQNNYWEGTNSAKPLFEGIRTCNIFLDNVGKVEGLDNYERDRWIAEAKFLKAYYHFYLLRMYGPIPVIRENIPVNASLDELTPPREPIDVCVAYIVQLLDESLEFLPSKIQAENTELGRITQAINLAVKAKVLVMAASPLFNGNIEYSNFKNAQGIPFFNQTYDPQKWKIAADACKKAIDLCHTNGNKLYYYKDNDPNALLVSPETNLKMNIRNAIASKWNSETVWANPNSRTADLQIYSQPRLDGNAPGQSSLAGELAPTLKMAELFYSKNGVPISEDVTYDYNGRFNLRNAVNAERFYIKEGYQTVGLHFDREARFYADLGFDGGIWYGQGIITDVNNWYVQAKLGQPAGKNSAGKYSTTGYWPQKLVNPNSVYSATANYQVVDYPWPQIRLADLYLLYAEALNEAVGPDAPDVLTYIDLVRKRAGLPGVVESWSTYSNNPVKFTTKVGMRAIIHRERAIEMAFEGHRFWDLRRWKEAPQVLNAPIQGWDITQAEAVTYYRVLTLFSQTFRSRDYFFPISELELTINKKLIQNPGW from the coding sequence ATGAAAAAATTTAATATTAATTTGATAATTGTGGTACTCGTTTCGATCAATTGTTCCTGCAAAAAATATTTGGACGTAGTGCCAGACAATATTGCGACAATCGATAATTCATTTACACTGCGGTCAAAAGCCGAACAATACTTATTCACCTGCTACTCCTACCTCCCAACAGACGGTAACAGGTCTACCAATGCTGCAATGTATGGGGCCGATGAAGTTTGGCACTACGGCACAGGTCAAGTTATTGCCAAAGGAAATCAAAGCGTTTCCAGCCCTCAGAATAACTATTGGGAGGGCACAAATTCTGCTAAGCCTCTATTTGAAGGAATTAGAACCTGTAACATCTTTCTAGACAATGTGGGCAAAGTAGAGGGCCTTGACAACTATGAGCGTGATAGATGGATAGCTGAAGCCAAATTTCTGAAAGCTTACTATCATTTCTATCTTTTAAGAATGTATGGGCCAATTCCTGTTATAAGAGAAAACATACCTGTAAATGCTAGCTTGGACGAACTGACGCCTCCAAGAGAACCAATAGATGTCTGCGTGGCTTACATAGTGCAGTTATTAGATGAATCTTTAGAGTTCCTGCCCAGTAAAATTCAGGCAGAAAATACCGAGTTAGGACGAATAACCCAAGCAATCAACCTTGCTGTAAAAGCAAAAGTTTTGGTAATGGCTGCGAGTCCTCTTTTTAATGGCAATATTGAATATTCAAACTTTAAAAATGCTCAAGGAATACCATTTTTCAACCAAACCTACGATCCTCAAAAATGGAAAATAGCAGCCGACGCTTGTAAAAAAGCAATTGATTTATGTCATACCAACGGCAATAAATTATATTACTATAAAGATAATGATCCGAATGCGTTACTGGTTTCTCCAGAGACCAATTTGAAGATGAACATCAGAAATGCAATTGCTTCTAAGTGGAATTCCGAAACAGTCTGGGCAAATCCTAATAGTCGTACTGCCGATTTGCAAATTTATTCCCAGCCACGTTTGGATGGTAATGCTCCAGGTCAATCTTCTTTGGCCGGCGAGCTTGCGCCGACCTTGAAGATGGCCGAATTATTTTACTCCAAGAATGGCGTTCCCATTTCCGAAGATGTAACTTACGATTACAATGGCCGCTTTAATCTGAGAAATGCAGTTAATGCTGAACGGTTTTACATTAAGGAGGGATACCAAACTGTTGGACTACATTTTGACAGGGAAGCCAGGTTTTATGCTGATTTAGGCTTTGACGGCGGCATCTGGTATGGACAGGGAATTATTACCGATGTGAATAATTGGTATGTGCAAGCCAAACTTGGTCAGCCGGCCGGCAAAAATTCTGCTGGCAAGTATTCTACTACTGGCTATTGGCCACAAAAATTAGTAAATCCTAATAGCGTGTACTCTGCAACCGCAAACTATCAAGTAGTAGACTACCCATGGCCGCAGATAAGGCTCGCAGACTTGTACTTATTATATGCCGAGGCACTAAATGAAGCAGTGGGACCAGACGCGCCAGATGTATTGACTTATATAGATCTAGTCAGAAAAAGAGCGGGTCTTCCAGGGGTTGTAGAATCCTGGAGTACATATTCCAACAATCCAGTTAAGTTTACAACTAAAGTTGGAATGAGAGCAATTATTCACCGAGAAAGAGCAATTGAAATGGCATTTGAGGGACATCGGTTTTGGGATCTTAGGAGATGGAAAGAGGCCCCCCAGGTTTTAAATGCCCCTATTCAGGGATGGGACATCACCCAGGCGGAAGCCGTTACCTATTATCGGGTGTTAACTTTATTTTCACAAACTTTTAGATCGAGAGACTATTTCTTTCCTATAAGCGAATTGGAGCTTACCATCAACAAAAAACTGATTCAAAATCCAGGTTGGTAA